Proteins encoded together in one Rubripirellula reticaptiva window:
- a CDS encoding GDSL-type esterase/lipase family protein — MKYASIVAILICSLAVSVAAAESPIKSGDRIAIVGNTFADQLRIHGYLESALLQHAHGVSIRNLGWGGDMLAARDRPTNFPSEESTLGAHRTDVIIACFGMGESFGGKESLGKFEQDLEAFISSHAGKSYNGESEVRLVIVSPIACEDLGGLTPNRDARNEDLLAYTQAANKVAANAKVPFVNLFETSRYLMDEPVGPNLTTNGIHLNGFGYWAISHGFADQLLASDQSTSREPWRLSIDAQAKRGQGYGIEISKLTIHASEVAFEGTETLAPRLPPPTDQPLPPPLAFQRDTLVVQNLATGTYKLMVDGEKVATATADDWRHGVPIDSSPAHHEAEKFREAVNDKNLQFTYSWKALNQVHIVGERRTSPSGRALPSEVIQFNELANQRDEAIQSGVELKTRQWRLTRIEN, encoded by the coding sequence ATGAAATACGCATCCATCGTTGCAATTCTGATCTGCAGCTTGGCCGTTTCCGTTGCCGCTGCTGAGTCACCTATTAAATCTGGCGACCGGATTGCAATCGTCGGCAACACATTTGCCGATCAACTGCGGATCCATGGTTACCTCGAGTCGGCGTTGTTGCAGCATGCCCACGGTGTCTCGATTCGAAATCTAGGTTGGGGTGGCGACATGCTGGCTGCGCGTGATCGCCCGACCAACTTTCCGTCCGAGGAATCGACACTTGGCGCCCACCGTACTGATGTGATCATCGCGTGTTTTGGAATGGGCGAGTCCTTTGGCGGAAAAGAATCGCTGGGCAAGTTCGAACAAGATTTAGAAGCGTTCATCTCCTCGCATGCTGGCAAGTCCTACAACGGTGAATCGGAAGTGCGTCTTGTGATCGTGTCCCCGATTGCCTGCGAAGACCTGGGCGGTCTGACGCCGAATCGAGACGCTCGCAACGAAGATTTGCTGGCGTACACTCAAGCCGCAAACAAAGTTGCGGCGAACGCGAAAGTGCCGTTCGTCAATCTGTTTGAAACGTCTCGCTATTTGATGGATGAACCCGTCGGTCCGAACTTGACCACTAACGGCATCCATTTGAATGGTTTTGGTTACTGGGCAATCAGCCATGGATTCGCGGATCAACTGTTGGCATCCGATCAATCGACCAGTCGCGAACCGTGGCGTTTATCGATTGATGCACAGGCAAAGCGGGGACAGGGATACGGTATCGAGATTTCTAAGTTGACGATCCATGCGTCCGAAGTTGCGTTTGAGGGAACCGAAACGCTCGCGCCCCGATTGCCTCCACCGACTGATCAACCCTTGCCGCCGCCCCTGGCTTTTCAGCGGGATACGCTCGTTGTGCAAAACCTAGCGACAGGTACGTACAAGCTGATGGTCGATGGAGAAAAAGTGGCGACCGCTACGGCAGACGATTGGCGGCATGGTGTCCCGATCGATTCTTCGCCTGCCCATCACGAGGCCGAGAAATTTCGCGAGGCCGTGAACGATAAAAATTTGCAGTTCACGTACAGTTGGAAAGCACTCAATCAGGTTCACATTGTCGGCGAACGAAGAACGTCGCCCAGTGGTCGAGCCTTGCCGAGCGAAGTGATCCAGTTCAATGAACTCGCCAACCAGAGAGACGAAGCGATTCAAAGCGGGGTCGAACTGAAAACACGCCAATGGCGACTCACTCGAATCGAGAACTGA
- a CDS encoding PVC-type heme-binding CxxCH protein, translated as MSPRLFLCLVNVLVIFTRLVSAQDATGIKNLKDADVDLMNNHDPASELENFDLLDGYQANLFASDPMLANPVHMHWDAKGRLWVACSWAYPQLEPGEVADDKIIILEDTDNDGAADKSTVFADGLYLPTGIELASGGCYVGQSPDVFFLKDTDGDDVADVKELVLTGFGIEDSHHSISAWRRGPGGWIYFQEGIFLHAQVETQYGVLRNFNGGVYQFNPRTRDIRMFCRGTGGNPWGHVFDRWGQSFMVNNPRIMYLSPASGNSGESVQIKPLISTEKQCGGDFATGSHVGDDIRGQLLTGRFKSRTVVRYEFIEDGAGFQAKVLEPLISSKHPNFRPVDVKTGPDGAVYVADWYNSIINHAQHDFRDPRRDHDHGRIWRISHKDRRLVEKPKLAGMTIELLVDQLKSPEDWTRHQARKELSEHDPDKVLAAVEAWVETLSTEAPDYDHHLVEAMWACQNVERVSEKILVGVLDAKDGHARSAGARVIRYWYRDLSDPIGMIAKASSDSFPRTRMEAVLSAGFIPQAEALVAALNSLDHPGDAALDGALPQTMVALEDHWRPAMEAGILVFAKPSHRAYIEQRLGLGLDKTLADLLKEDSPSSTSIENVQTQLLKIGTDNEIHMIVTALTKKNGIKSLDTAVAMLETLQRMAAAKWPKQINRSIRSLKTLLDSEDEAIAVLAANNLGVWHAASRDELVALQDGSRSPAVRRAIAVALAKTNRKVYSEPLTNLSAAGDLETRYAAVVGLIHADLARSAEVAATLLSEDLGKVDPAKADPVPVVQTFLAQKNGAQVFNDSLAGIAIHPTVKILVSKFHRGSGLLPDDLATKFQPPTRSGSLTAELLAEDTDALTADAEKFGDAGRGELIYRRKVLSCTQCHAAGSAGPEIGPNLVAVGAAAKTKYVVQSILQPNAAIAEHYETKMFLLDSGRVQTGIVTFRNENEVVVRDSAQLGKEVRMAADEIEEEIPAKSLMPAGLPDQLNDRGEFLDLVKFVSALGKPGAYANDESPVIRKWRVVAALASSDQATSLSGGAAPPGDDADWLARYSMVSGELPVIDLPDSDLVFTRGFVNVLVAGAIRLALNSSEGLDLWVDQQPVNDLAAPIHLNRGRHSITFSIDRTNRESGLRVELEAVDEKAKFQPEGGL; from the coding sequence ATGTCGCCACGATTATTTCTTTGTCTTGTCAACGTCCTTGTGATTTTTACACGTTTAGTGTCTGCCCAAGACGCCACCGGCATCAAGAACCTGAAAGATGCAGACGTGGATTTGATGAACAATCATGATCCCGCGTCTGAACTTGAGAATTTCGATCTGTTAGATGGCTATCAAGCCAATCTGTTTGCTTCGGATCCGATGCTTGCCAATCCGGTGCACATGCACTGGGACGCGAAGGGGCGTCTTTGGGTTGCCTGTTCCTGGGCCTATCCGCAGTTAGAGCCCGGCGAAGTGGCCGATGACAAGATCATCATCTTGGAAGACACCGACAACGACGGCGCGGCGGACAAGTCGACCGTGTTCGCCGACGGACTCTACTTGCCAACGGGTATCGAGCTGGCGAGTGGTGGCTGCTATGTCGGGCAGTCACCCGATGTGTTCTTTTTGAAGGACACCGATGGTGATGACGTGGCTGATGTAAAGGAATTGGTGCTGACTGGTTTCGGGATCGAAGACAGCCACCATTCAATCAGTGCCTGGCGGCGAGGCCCCGGTGGCTGGATCTATTTTCAAGAGGGAATCTTTCTGCACGCACAAGTCGAAACGCAGTACGGAGTCTTGCGGAATTTTAACGGCGGCGTCTACCAGTTCAATCCTCGCACCCGAGACATACGGATGTTCTGTCGCGGCACCGGTGGCAACCCCTGGGGGCACGTCTTTGATCGATGGGGACAGTCTTTTATGGTAAACAACCCGCGCATTATGTATCTGTCACCGGCGAGTGGCAACAGCGGCGAGTCGGTTCAAATCAAGCCTTTGATTAGCACTGAAAAGCAGTGCGGTGGTGACTTTGCCACGGGCAGTCATGTCGGTGACGACATCCGTGGGCAGTTGCTGACGGGGCGCTTCAAAAGTCGCACCGTCGTTCGGTATGAATTCATTGAAGATGGTGCCGGTTTTCAAGCCAAAGTACTAGAGCCGTTGATCAGTTCTAAGCACCCTAACTTTCGACCGGTCGATGTGAAGACGGGGCCCGACGGCGCCGTCTATGTTGCCGATTGGTACAACTCGATCATCAACCATGCTCAGCATGATTTCCGCGACCCCCGTCGAGATCACGATCATGGACGTATCTGGCGAATCTCTCACAAAGATCGTCGGCTTGTTGAAAAGCCGAAGTTGGCTGGAATGACGATCGAGTTGCTCGTCGATCAACTTAAAAGTCCGGAAGACTGGACTCGCCACCAAGCACGTAAAGAACTGAGCGAACACGATCCCGACAAAGTGCTTGCGGCCGTTGAAGCTTGGGTTGAAACACTTTCTACCGAGGCGCCCGATTACGATCATCATCTGGTCGAGGCGATGTGGGCCTGCCAAAATGTGGAACGTGTCAGTGAGAAGATTCTGGTCGGCGTGCTTGATGCAAAAGACGGTCATGCACGTTCCGCCGGCGCTCGGGTGATTCGCTATTGGTACCGTGATTTGTCGGATCCGATAGGTATGATCGCGAAAGCGTCGAGTGACTCGTTCCCGCGGACGCGGATGGAAGCTGTGCTGTCGGCGGGATTCATTCCGCAAGCAGAAGCTCTTGTCGCTGCTCTGAATTCTCTGGATCATCCCGGCGATGCGGCTCTTGATGGCGCGTTGCCACAGACGATGGTCGCACTGGAAGACCATTGGCGTCCAGCGATGGAGGCAGGAATTTTAGTGTTCGCGAAACCGTCTCACCGGGCATACATCGAACAGAGGCTTGGACTCGGTTTGGATAAGACACTCGCGGATTTGCTAAAGGAAGATTCCCCCAGTTCCACGAGCATCGAGAACGTCCAAACTCAGTTGCTGAAGATCGGGACTGACAACGAGATTCATATGATCGTGACAGCCTTAACAAAAAAGAATGGAATCAAGTCGTTGGACACGGCGGTTGCCATGCTCGAAACGCTGCAGCGGATGGCCGCAGCGAAGTGGCCAAAGCAGATCAATCGCAGCATTCGTAGTTTGAAGACTCTGTTGGATAGCGAAGATGAGGCGATCGCCGTATTGGCGGCCAACAACCTTGGCGTCTGGCATGCTGCTAGCCGAGATGAACTGGTCGCACTGCAAGACGGTTCACGCAGTCCCGCGGTTCGACGGGCGATTGCGGTTGCGCTCGCAAAAACGAACCGCAAGGTCTATTCAGAACCGTTGACGAATCTATCCGCCGCAGGTGACTTGGAAACTCGATATGCAGCCGTCGTGGGGCTGATCCACGCCGATTTGGCCCGTAGCGCAGAGGTCGCTGCGACATTGCTTAGCGAAGACTTGGGGAAAGTCGATCCCGCGAAAGCAGACCCTGTCCCCGTCGTGCAAACCTTTCTGGCACAAAAAAATGGTGCGCAGGTTTTCAATGACTCGCTCGCCGGCATTGCAATCCATCCGACAGTCAAGATTCTTGTCAGCAAGTTCCACCGTGGAAGCGGATTGCTGCCGGACGATCTCGCCACGAAGTTTCAGCCACCGACGAGGTCCGGTTCGTTGACCGCCGAATTGCTGGCCGAGGACACGGACGCCTTGACAGCCGATGCAGAGAAGTTTGGTGATGCGGGGCGCGGCGAGTTGATCTATCGCCGCAAAGTTTTATCTTGCACTCAATGTCATGCGGCTGGATCAGCCGGTCCAGAGATCGGTCCCAACTTGGTCGCTGTGGGAGCTGCCGCCAAAACGAAGTATGTGGTGCAATCGATTCTGCAACCTAATGCTGCGATTGCGGAACACTACGAGACGAAAATGTTTTTGCTTGACAGCGGTCGAGTGCAAACGGGCATCGTGACCTTCCGAAATGAGAATGAAGTCGTCGTCCGTGACTCTGCACAGTTGGGCAAGGAAGTGCGGATGGCGGCAGATGAAATTGAAGAAGAGATTCCGGCGAAGTCATTGATGCCCGCAGGATTGCCCGACCAGTTGAACGATCGCGGCGAATTTCTTGATTTGGTCAAGTTCGTTTCGGCGCTAGGAAAACCGGGGGCCTACGCTAACGACGAAAGTCCGGTGATTCGCAAATGGCGGGTCGTTGCAGCTCTAGCCAGTTCAGATCAAGCAACGTCTCTTTCAGGCGGTGCAGCTCCGCCAGGTGATGATGCCGATTGGCTGGCTCGTTACAGCATGGTTAGTGGCGAGTTACCAGTCATCGACTTGCCAGACTCGGACTTGGTGTTTACGCGTGGATTCGTCAACGTACTAGTGGCTGGCGCAATTCGCTTGGCTCTGAATTCAAGCGAAGGGCTTGACCTTTGGGTCGACCAGCAACCTGTCAATGATCTAGCCGCTCCGATTCATCTGAATCGCGGACGCCACTCGATCACGTTTTCAATTGATCGAACGAATCGCGAAAGCGGGCTTCGTGTCGAGCTGGAAGCTGTTGACGAGAAAGCTAAGTTTCAGCCCGAAGGCGGACTTTGA
- a CDS encoding sulfatase-like hydrolase/transferase, whose product MKTFLITLSLFLYMPPAAFSADDSSKPNILVFVADDMGWGDSATYGNKLIQTPNMDKLASQGVKFMQCYSACGVCSPSRSAILTGRTPYRNGVWRHLSGNHEAYLRTSEITYPKLLKEVGYETCHVGKWHLNSLQQFNKPEYPQPGEHGFDYWMYTHNNASPSHKNPDNFVRNGIPVGETQGYSAQLLAAEAAHWLAEVHDSSKPFAMSVWVHEPHSPIATDSRFQSLYEGHKNSEYMGNITQMDNALGMVMDALDAQGVSDNTLLFFTSDNGPVPSFGGVTGGLRGHKRSDHEGGIRVPGLARWPGKIEAGSTSDVPVIGTDVFATVLDIVSIPLPNDRTIDGVSMVPAFAGKSVERKVPLFWRTHVSPADNRVALRMGDWKIVGNDTMSDFMLFEIQQDWKEENDLAATMPEKLKEMKSLLFKTWADIEAEGPSEWWKNDRQKPSAGAKLNY is encoded by the coding sequence ATGAAGACATTCTTAATTACGCTCAGCCTTTTCTTGTACATGCCACCGGCGGCGTTCTCGGCCGATGATTCCTCGAAACCCAATATTCTCGTCTTTGTCGCCGACGACATGGGATGGGGCGACTCTGCAACCTATGGCAACAAGCTGATCCAAACCCCGAACATGGATAAGCTCGCGTCGCAGGGGGTGAAGTTTATGCAGTGCTATTCAGCCTGTGGCGTGTGTTCGCCTTCGCGTTCCGCGATTCTGACCGGACGGACTCCGTATCGCAACGGCGTTTGGCGTCACCTGTCGGGAAACCACGAGGCGTATTTGCGGACTAGTGAAATCACCTATCCAAAGCTGTTGAAGGAAGTCGGGTACGAAACGTGCCATGTTGGAAAATGGCATCTCAATTCGCTACAGCAGTTCAATAAACCGGAATACCCTCAACCAGGAGAGCACGGATTTGACTACTGGATGTATACGCATAACAACGCTAGCCCGAGTCACAAGAATCCAGATAACTTCGTTCGCAACGGCATTCCGGTGGGTGAGACGCAGGGCTATTCCGCCCAGCTGCTTGCGGCGGAGGCAGCGCATTGGTTAGCCGAAGTTCATGATTCGTCTAAGCCATTCGCAATGTCGGTTTGGGTGCACGAACCGCATTCGCCGATCGCCACGGATTCGCGTTTTCAGTCGCTCTACGAAGGGCACAAGAATAGCGAATACATGGGGAACATTACTCAGATGGACAACGCACTAGGGATGGTCATGGACGCGTTGGATGCGCAAGGGGTCAGCGATAATACTCTGCTGTTCTTTACATCGGACAACGGTCCGGTTCCTAGTTTTGGCGGTGTGACTGGCGGATTGCGAGGTCACAAACGTAGCGACCATGAAGGCGGTATTCGCGTGCCGGGGCTGGCCCGTTGGCCAGGTAAAATCGAAGCGGGCTCGACCAGCGACGTCCCTGTGATTGGTACCGACGTTTTTGCCACGGTACTGGACATCGTTAGCATCCCGCTGCCTAATGATCGCACGATCGATGGCGTCAGCATGGTGCCCGCATTTGCAGGCAAGTCTGTCGAACGTAAGGTGCCGTTGTTCTGGCGTACGCACGTGTCTCCTGCTGATAATCGAGTGGCGCTGCGGATGGGCGATTGGAAAATCGTGGGCAACGATACGATGTCAGATTTTATGCTCTTCGAAATTCAACAGGACTGGAAAGAAGAAAATGACTTGGCTGCAACGATGCCTGAGAAGTTGAAAGAGATGAAAAGCCTTCTCTTCAAAACCTGGGCCGACATCGAAGCGGAAGGCCCCAGCGAGTGGTGGAAGAATGATCGCCAGAAACCATCCGCGGGCGCGAAATTGAATTACTAG
- a CDS encoding MerR family transcriptional regulator — protein MAAQQPHFSPRQLADALQASESSVKRWCDQGAIPTIRTVGGHRRITLDGLQHYLQTTNQVLLAPEALGLAKVPSIETISIPGGEDPDQQSFRNFLAKGDEAACRRVLRSRLALGESLGQTADYFITDAMHGFGVAWQCDELDAYQERRGCDICIRLINELRSELPRLPAAAPVAIGGSPPHDPYQLPTALIELSLREIGWNATSLGSNLPIDSLLQAARDCSPKMVWLSVSTIEDQVSFVSDELRLADGLGEDVSLLIGGRALVDDIRSKLQYTGFCNSLKSLGELATMIRLNATRNR, from the coding sequence ATGGCAGCTCAACAGCCTCATTTTTCGCCGCGTCAATTGGCGGATGCTCTTCAGGCGAGCGAATCTTCGGTGAAACGATGGTGCGATCAGGGGGCCATTCCAACGATCCGCACCGTGGGAGGACATCGCCGGATCACGCTAGACGGTCTTCAGCACTACTTGCAGACGACCAACCAAGTCCTGCTGGCCCCCGAAGCTCTCGGACTCGCGAAGGTTCCATCGATCGAAACAATTTCGATTCCTGGGGGCGAGGATCCCGACCAGCAATCGTTTCGTAACTTCCTTGCCAAGGGAGACGAAGCCGCATGCCGGCGGGTTCTACGCAGCCGACTCGCCTTAGGAGAAAGCCTCGGCCAGACAGCAGATTATTTCATCACCGACGCTATGCACGGTTTTGGCGTTGCGTGGCAATGCGACGAACTTGATGCTTATCAAGAGCGACGTGGCTGCGACATATGCATCCGCTTGATCAACGAGCTCCGATCAGAGCTACCCCGACTTCCCGCGGCGGCTCCAGTTGCAATCGGTGGATCGCCACCACACGACCCGTATCAGTTACCGACCGCACTGATCGAGCTTTCGCTTCGAGAAATCGGCTGGAACGCAACTAGCCTCGGCAGCAATCTGCCGATTGACAGTTTACTTCAGGCGGCCCGCGACTGCAGTCCCAAAATGGTCTGGCTTAGCGTTTCGACAATCGAAGATCAAGTGAGCTTTGTTAGCGACGAACTGCGTCTTGCGGACGGACTCGGCGAAGACGTGTCGCTGCTAATTGGCGGGCGTGCGCTGGTGGACGACATCCGATCGAAACTGCAATACACCGGCTTTTGCAATAGTCTGAAAAGCCTAGGTGAATTGGCAACCATGATTCGGCTTAACGCAACAAGGAACCGCTAG
- a CDS encoding PQQ-binding-like beta-propeller repeat protein encodes MRQLLSLVLLLSTVTLSGVEPSGVWNQWRGPTRDSQLPGAKWPGKLQENLQLVWEKPLSPSYSGPVVSDGLVFTTETIGKQDERVTAFRLSSGEVAWSAQWPGSMTIPFFAAANGDWIRSTPACTQSHLVVMGMRDVLVCLKPKTGEEIWRVNFPESMKTPMPAFGAVCSPLIDDDAVYVQTGGGVVKLNLDDGSLVWKTLENGADMMSSGAFSSPVIATIADVRQLVVQTRTELCGVDLQSGEVFWKEPIEAFRGMNILTPLVFGNRVFTAAHSGKSQLFEVTRSAENDWGVNELWSQNLQGYMSSPVLIDDTIYLHMKNQRVAALAVEDGTNRWTSSPFGKYWSMVSNGDDILALDSSGELRLIDVDESQLKITDEVKVADDSWAHVAVLDGLVIVRDLTALKVYRWK; translated from the coding sequence ATGCGACAACTGCTCAGCTTGGTTCTTTTGCTATCCACTGTCACGTTGTCCGGCGTAGAGCCATCGGGAGTATGGAACCAATGGCGGGGACCGACACGCGATAGCCAGCTGCCAGGTGCCAAGTGGCCTGGCAAACTGCAAGAGAACTTGCAGCTCGTTTGGGAAAAGCCACTATCGCCCAGCTACAGCGGACCAGTTGTTTCGGATGGCTTGGTGTTCACTACCGAGACGATCGGGAAGCAAGACGAACGAGTCACCGCATTCAGGTTAAGCTCGGGTGAGGTTGCCTGGTCGGCTCAGTGGCCAGGATCAATGACGATCCCATTCTTCGCTGCCGCCAATGGTGACTGGATTCGAAGCACGCCTGCTTGCACGCAGTCACACTTGGTTGTGATGGGTATGCGAGACGTCTTGGTGTGTCTGAAACCTAAGACGGGTGAGGAAATCTGGCGAGTAAATTTTCCAGAGTCGATGAAGACGCCTATGCCTGCGTTCGGTGCTGTGTGTTCGCCACTGATTGATGATGACGCAGTTTATGTTCAGACAGGGGGGGGCGTTGTCAAGCTGAATCTTGATGACGGAAGTTTGGTTTGGAAAACGCTAGAAAACGGTGCGGACATGATGAGCAGTGGGGCTTTTTCGAGTCCTGTGATCGCAACAATCGCTGACGTACGTCAACTAGTAGTTCAAACACGGACTGAATTATGTGGTGTTGATCTGCAATCAGGGGAAGTTTTTTGGAAGGAACCGATTGAAGCATTTCGTGGTATGAACATTTTGACGCCACTTGTTTTTGGGAACCGAGTTTTTACCGCCGCTCATAGCGGCAAGTCTCAGCTTTTTGAAGTCACTCGAAGTGCTGAGAACGACTGGGGCGTGAACGAGTTGTGGTCACAGAATCTGCAAGGATACATGTCCTCGCCAGTGCTAATCGATGACACGATCTACTTGCACATGAAGAATCAGCGAGTAGCCGCGCTGGCGGTCGAGGACGGCACGAATCGATGGACAAGTTCGCCGTTCGGTAAGTACTGGAGCATGGTCAGCAATGGAGATGATATTCTTGCTCTGGACAGCTCTGGTGAATTGCGGCTGATCGATGTGGACGAGAGCCAGTTGAAGATCACCGACGAGGTCAAGGTTGCCGATGACTCGTGGGCGCACGTTGCTGTGCTTGATGGCCTGGTGATCGTGCGAGACTTAACCGCCCTAAAAGTCTACCGCTGGAAGTAG
- a CDS encoding alpha/beta hydrolase family protein, producing MNIDHAQAKRFSILIIVLSMLIDIAAAAQTLDYDPSVSLGAVVIEDDQFTYDDRDVPIRIYLPESTVASPVLLFSHGLGGSREGGTYLGKHWAGRGYTVVALQHAGSDVEVIKNAPRLKMMQTLQLAASAANAQFRYSDVKATLDYLEKQNNTNGKYAGRFDMTKIGMSGHSFGAVTTQAVSGQSYKFQGQKHTDQRIDAAIAFSPSVPTYGHDENTFSKVSIPWMLMTGTKDDARFGRNLDAKSRRKVFQGLPSSGHFYELVLHDAEHAAFADQRGGRTSARNPNHHKAITALSTAFWDAYLRGDEKAKSWLNNSGARTALEPNDQWQRK from the coding sequence ATGAACATTGATCATGCCCAAGCGAAACGATTCAGCATTTTGATCATCGTGCTGTCAATGTTGATTGACATTGCAGCGGCAGCCCAGACGCTCGATTATGACCCGTCTGTTTCATTGGGGGCAGTCGTAATCGAAGACGACCAATTTACCTACGACGATCGCGACGTTCCGATTCGCATCTACTTGCCAGAATCCACCGTCGCAAGTCCAGTGCTGCTTTTCAGCCACGGGCTAGGTGGATCACGCGAAGGTGGCACCTATCTGGGTAAACACTGGGCAGGCCGTGGCTATACCGTTGTCGCTCTGCAGCATGCTGGCAGCGACGTGGAAGTTATCAAGAACGCGCCGCGATTGAAAATGATGCAGACCTTGCAGCTGGCTGCTAGCGCCGCCAATGCACAGTTCCGGTACAGCGACGTCAAAGCCACGCTTGACTATTTGGAAAAGCAAAACAATACCAACGGCAAATATGCTGGCCGATTCGACATGACGAAAATCGGCATGAGCGGGCACTCTTTTGGCGCGGTCACGACGCAAGCCGTCAGCGGCCAAAGCTACAAATTCCAGGGCCAGAAACACACGGACCAACGCATCGACGCTGCAATCGCATTCAGCCCCAGCGTTCCCACCTACGGTCACGATGAAAACACATTTTCCAAAGTCAGCATTCCATGGATGCTGATGACCGGAACTAAAGACGATGCTCGGTTCGGAAGAAACTTAGATGCAAAGTCGCGTCGAAAAGTCTTCCAGGGTCTGCCGTCGTCAGGCCACTTCTACGAACTCGTGCTCCACGACGCCGAACACGCAGCATTTGCGGATCAGCGAGGTGGCCGAACGTCTGCTCGCAATCCCAATCACCACAAAGCGATCACGGCGCTGAGCACCGCGTTCTGGGACGCCTACCTTCGCGGCGACGAAAAAGCCAAAAGCTGGCTTAACAACTCAGGAGCAAGGACTGCCCTCGAACCCAACGATCAGTGGCAGCGAAAGTAA
- a CDS encoding ThuA domain-containing protein, which translates to MIVAICFSLNHSGAAMADDGAKPHAVIVVGTLHYSPELTMPVFAKELERFGFRTTIVMGEGNPEKKTEDVLPGIEALADADLAIFFMRFLQLPDKEWQPIEDYVKSGKPVIGLRTANHSFKYAKDHPRFEWNDDFGRRVLGTPYIVHQTSETKISVVEKSLGHPIMSNVTQTNWISPGTLYLTQFQEGCIPLVTGSGTGKVRTLKKAFGTIQVKEHESDVVAWVWGNEWGGKVFGTSFGHPGDFAEESFVRMLVNSACWAIDRPLPTADENVSTWEIQRVDKKPK; encoded by the coding sequence ATGATCGTCGCAATTTGCTTTTCGCTCAATCACTCGGGTGCTGCGATGGCTGATGACGGCGCGAAGCCGCATGCCGTGATCGTTGTTGGCACGTTGCACTACTCGCCAGAACTGACAATGCCAGTCTTTGCGAAAGAGCTTGAGCGGTTCGGGTTTCGCACGACGATTGTGATGGGCGAGGGGAACCCCGAAAAGAAGACGGAAGATGTGTTGCCTGGAATCGAAGCACTCGCTGACGCCGATCTTGCAATCTTCTTCATGCGGTTTTTGCAGTTGCCGGACAAAGAGTGGCAGCCGATCGAAGACTATGTCAAATCCGGTAAACCAGTCATCGGCCTTCGCACAGCGAATCATTCGTTCAAGTATGCGAAGGATCATCCGCGATTTGAATGGAACGATGATTTTGGCAGACGTGTTTTAGGCACGCCATACATCGTGCATCAGACAAGCGAAACGAAAATTAGTGTGGTCGAGAAGTCGCTGGGTCATCCGATCATGTCAAACGTCACTCAAACGAATTGGATCTCACCGGGAACTCTCTATCTGACGCAATTTCAGGAAGGGTGCATTCCCTTGGTGACCGGGTCAGGAACCGGCAAAGTGCGGACGCTGAAGAAAGCGTTTGGCACGATCCAGGTCAAAGAGCACGAGTCGGACGTTGTTGCCTGGGTGTGGGGAAACGAATGGGGTGGCAAAGTCTTCGGAACTTCGTTCGGACATCCCGGTGATTTTGCTGAAGAGTCGTTTGTGCGAATGTTGGTAAACAGTGCTTGCTGGGCTATTGATCGGCCGTTGCCCACGGCAGATGAAAACGTCTCGACGTGGGAAATTCAACGTGTTGATAAGAAACCAAAGTAG